One Peptostreptococcus equinus genomic window carries:
- a CDS encoding elongation factor G, with protein sequence MKIYNSQSIRNIAVLGHSGCGKTNLLETIAHAANINKIPKLSSNVQSTYNMSLMPIEYQEIKFNFLDTPGYTDFSGDMISALAASDAAIIVIDATDPLQVGTEKALELSQGIPKIMFINKIDNEKARYKDVIEMLNDKFENKIVPMISPEFKDGKFIKLHNLFEDYEGLEGEFVEQAKKAYDALMELVAETDDEYLEKYFEGQELTTDEIKHGIVTGVKRGDIIPVISGSTINNVGTNEILNSLSNYIDPKYSDERNPFKATVFKTFIDPFVGKISYLKITQGTIKKDQEVYYLKDQTKEKISNIYTMRGSELIELDKAFAGDIIVLTKYQKLATGDCISTDKNEISDIELEFPKPQIYYAISPQNKNDDDKMSNVVNKLVDEDPTLDYYRNKETHQALLGGQGDLHINTAINKMKDKFGLNIDISDIKVPYRETIKGSSDVEGKHKKQSGGHGQYGHVKIKFSRSDKDFEFTEELFGGSVPKSYLPAVEKGLLDSMEKGVLAGYPVTNIKAILYDGSYHDVDSSEMAFKMASSIAFKKGMEEAKPILLEPIMKLKITIPEEYLGDVMGDMNKRRGKILGMESDGKSKQVLEALAPQGETFKYLIDLKSMTQGRGFFEMEFDSYSEVPANVAEKIIANKK encoded by the coding sequence ATGAAAATATATAATAGTCAAAGTATAAGGAATATAGCAGTCTTAGGACATAGTGGCTGTGGTAAAACTAATTTGTTAGAAACCATAGCCCATGCCGCAAATATCAATAAAATTCCTAAATTAAGTTCTAATGTACAATCAACTTATAATATGAGCCTTATGCCCATAGAATATCAAGAAATAAAATTCAATTTTTTGGATACTCCAGGCTATACAGATTTTTCCGGTGATATGATATCTGCTCTTGCAGCTAGTGATGCAGCTATTATAGTAATAGATGCTACAGATCCTCTTCAAGTAGGAACAGAGAAAGCATTGGAGTTGAGTCAGGGTATACCTAAAATCATGTTTATAAATAAAATCGATAATGAAAAAGCTAGATATAAAGATGTGATAGAAATGCTTAATGACAAATTTGAAAATAAAATTGTTCCAATGATTTCACCAGAATTTAAAGACGGAAAATTCATCAAGCTTCATAATCTATTTGAGGATTACGAAGGTTTAGAGGGAGAATTTGTGGAACAAGCAAAAAAAGCATATGATGCACTTATGGAACTTGTAGCAGAAACCGATGATGAGTATTTAGAAAAATATTTTGAAGGTCAAGAATTAACTACTGATGAAATTAAACACGGTATAGTTACAGGTGTAAAAAGAGGAGATATTATACCAGTTATATCTGGATCAACAATCAACAATGTAGGTACAAATGAAATATTAAACTCACTTTCAAATTACATAGATCCAAAGTACTCAGATGAAAGAAATCCTTTTAAAGCAACTGTTTTTAAGACTTTTATAGATCCATTTGTAGGTAAAATTTCTTATCTAAAAATAACACAAGGAACAATAAAAAAAGACCAAGAAGTATATTATTTAAAGGATCAAACTAAAGAGAAAATATCAAATATATATACGATGCGCGGTAGTGAGTTAATAGAATTAGATAAGGCATTTGCTGGAGATATCATAGTTCTTACAAAATATCAAAAGTTAGCAACTGGTGATTGTATATCAACTGATAAAAATGAAATTTCTGACATAGAATTAGAATTTCCTAAACCACAGATTTACTATGCTATTAGTCCACAAAATAAAAATGATGATGATAAAATGTCTAATGTAGTAAATAAACTAGTAGATGAAGATCCTACTTTAGACTATTATAGAAATAAAGAAACACACCAAGCCCTTTTAGGAGGCCAAGGAGATTTACACATAAATACGGCTATAAATAAAATGAAAGATAAATTTGGCTTGAATATAGATATATCTGATATAAAGGTTCCTTATAGAGAGACTATCAAAGGTTCATCTGATGTAGAAGGAAAACACAAAAAACAATCAGGTGGTCATGGTCAATATGGTCATGTAAAAATTAAATTTTCAAGAAGTGATAAAGATTTTGAATTTACAGAAGAACTTTTTGGTGGATCAGTACCAAAATCATATCTTCCTGCAGTAGAAAAAGGCTTATTAGATTCTATGGAAAAAGGTGTCTTAGCTGGTTATCCAGTTACAAATATAAAGGCAATATTATATGATGGATCTTATCATGATGTAGATTCATCAGAAATGGCATTTAAGATGGCCTCATCAATAGCTTTTAAAAAGGGTATGGAAGAGGCTAAGCCAATTCTACTAGAACCTATTATGAAGCTAAAAATTACCATACCAGAAGAATATTTAGGTGATGTAATGGGTGATATGAACAAAAGAAGAGGAAAAATTTTGGGTATGGAATCAGATGGCAAGTCAAAGCAAGTATTAGAGGCTCTAGCACCACAAGGAGAAACTTTTAAATATTTAATAGATCTAAAATCAATGACTCAAGGTAGAGGATTTTTTGAAATGGAATTTGATAGTTACAGTGAAGTTCCTGCAAATGTAGCAGAAAAGATTATAGCAAATAAAAAATAG
- a CDS encoding APC family permease encodes MESNKLEKNLGLTAALSTLIGGVIGSGVFFKPQAIYTATGGAPGLGMLGWVLAAIITICAGLTIAELASVIPKTGGMMMYIKEIYGDKVGFVSGWVQSVLFFPGMIAALGVVFADQFVVLSGISYLKLPVAIFTILILVFLNSLGSKSGSLIQNISTICKVLVLVAFIIVGFALGKGNNPITSPMIAEGVNPVSSIGKILMAIFFAFDGWINVTALAGEMKNPGRDLPKAILGGISIVAAIYLLINVSFLWVLPASELANSVSPGSAVALKILGPVGANIIGVGIMISVFGATNAYIFTGSRVLFALGQDKHTPKSEMISKINKSGAPGNSLIILGVISSLYALSGQFNMLTDFAVFSIWIFIVLSFIGVIILRKRKPDIERAYKVPLYPIVPILAIASGLFVLINQLFTSTLLAVGGIVIMLLGLPIYMLMDKKIK; translated from the coding sequence ATGGAAAGTAACAAGTTAGAAAAAAATCTTGGATTAACCGCAGCTCTTTCTACCTTAATAGGAGGCGTAATAGGTTCGGGTGTATTTTTTAAACCTCAAGCTATTTATACTGCAACAGGTGGAGCTCCAGGTTTGGGTATGTTAGGATGGGTTCTTGCAGCTATAATTACAATTTGTGCTGGACTCACAATAGCAGAGTTAGCATCAGTAATTCCTAAAACGGGTGGAATGATGATGTATATCAAAGAAATTTATGGGGATAAGGTAGGTTTTGTATCTGGATGGGTTCAATCAGTCCTATTTTTTCCTGGTATGATTGCAGCATTAGGAGTTGTATTTGCAGATCAGTTCGTAGTTTTATCAGGTATATCGTATCTGAAGTTACCAGTTGCTATTTTTACTATTTTAATTTTGGTATTTTTAAATTCATTAGGAAGCAAATCTGGATCTCTGATACAAAATATATCTACAATCTGTAAAGTATTGGTATTAGTAGCATTTATAATAGTTGGTTTTGCCTTAGGAAAAGGAAATAATCCAATTACTAGTCCGATGATTGCAGAAGGAGTCAATCCAGTTTCATCTATTGGTAAAATATTGATGGCAATTTTCTTTGCATTTGATGGATGGATAAATGTGACAGCGCTTGCAGGTGAGATGAAAAATCCAGGTAGAGATTTACCAAAAGCTATTTTGGGAGGTATCTCTATAGTAGCTGCAATATATTTGTTGATTAATGTTTCATTCTTATGGGTTTTACCTGCTAGTGAGCTTGCTAATAGCGTGTCTCCTGGTAGTGCTGTAGCTCTAAAGATATTGGGACCAGTTGGCGCGAATATAATTGGTGTAGGTATAATGATTTCAGTATTTGGTGCAACTAATGCATATATATTTACTGGATCTAGAGTTTTATTTGCACTAGGCCAGGATAAACATACGCCTAAGAGTGAAATGATTTCAAAAATTAATAAGAGTGGAGCACCTGGAAATTCATTAATTATATTAGGAGTTATTTCATCATTATATGCTTTGTCAGGACAATTCAATATGTTGACTGATTTTGCAGTATTCTCAATATGGATATTTATAGTATTATCGTTTATAGGTGTAATAATACTTAGAAAGAGAAAACCAGATATTGAAAGAGCATATAAAGTACCACTTTATCCTATAGTTCCTATATTAGCTATAGCGAGTGGACTATTTGTATTAATAAACCAATTATTTACAAGTACTTTACTAGCAGTTGGTGGTATAGTAATAATGTTGCTAGGACTTCCAATATACATGTTAATGGATAAAAAAATTAAATAG
- the radA gene encoding DNA repair protein RadA: MAKIKTKYVCQNCGYENPKWLGKCPECLQWNTFVEELEEKSVIKNHTKVSSLLNNSSKPVSIGSITSINDERFSTSIPELDRVLGGGLIPGTMVLVGGDPGIGKSTLLLQVSNNLANSRKKVLYISGEESENQIKNRAKRLDVDSENLYIYTENNLSLIEAQVDEFKPDIIIVDSVQTMLNPEINSAPGTVSQIKEVTSKFMKISKTKDITSFIVGHVTKEGSLAGPKLLEHMVDTVLYFEGERYNTYRLLRAVKNRFGSTNELGVFEMKSKGLVELENPSKVLISEKPKDVSGSVIVSTVEGTRSMLLELQSLVAPTNFGYPRRTTTGVDSNRVALILAVLEKVVGMQIQNHDVFINIVGGLKINEPSMDLGIALSIASSFRNIAISSDVVVTGELGLTGEIRTVSFIEKRIIECQKLGFKKIIIPKGNYLKELEKEYSDITIVPISNLRQAIFEALGK, encoded by the coding sequence ATGGCAAAGATAAAAACTAAGTATGTGTGCCAAAATTGTGGTTATGAAAACCCAAAATGGCTAGGCAAGTGTCCGGAATGTTTGCAGTGGAACACTTTCGTTGAAGAGTTAGAAGAAAAAAGTGTAATTAAGAATCATACAAAGGTCAGTTCTTTGTTAAATAATTCTTCTAAACCTGTCAGCATAGGATCTATAACATCAATTAATGACGAAAGATTTTCTACAAGTATTCCTGAATTAGATAGAGTTCTAGGTGGTGGACTCATACCAGGAACTATGGTTTTAGTTGGGGGAGATCCAGGCATAGGTAAATCAACTTTATTATTGCAGGTTTCAAATAATTTAGCAAACTCAAGAAAAAAGGTCTTGTATATATCTGGTGAAGAAAGTGAAAATCAGATAAAAAATAGGGCTAAAAGATTAGATGTAGATTCAGAAAATCTCTACATCTATACAGAAAACAACCTGTCTTTAATTGAAGCACAAGTAGATGAATTTAAGCCAGATATAATAATTGTAGACTCTGTTCAGACAATGTTAAACCCAGAAATAAATTCTGCTCCAGGTACAGTTAGTCAGATAAAGGAAGTCACATCAAAATTTATGAAAATATCTAAGACAAAGGATATTACAAGTTTTATAGTAGGACATGTAACTAAAGAAGGTTCTCTAGCTGGTCCAAAACTATTAGAACATATGGTTGACACAGTACTTTATTTTGAAGGTGAAAGATACAATACATATAGACTCTTGAGAGCTGTAAAGAATAGATTTGGTTCTACAAATGAATTAGGTGTGTTTGAAATGAAGAGTAAAGGTTTAGTTGAACTGGAAAATCCTTCAAAGGTATTAATTTCTGAAAAACCCAAAGATGTATCAGGTTCAGTAATTGTATCTACAGTAGAAGGCACTAGATCTATGCTTTTAGAGTTACAATCTCTGGTTGCACCAACAAATTTTGGCTATCCAAGAAGGACTACAACGGGTGTAGATAGTAATAGAGTAGCACTTATATTAGCAGTCTTGGAAAAAGTCGTGGGTATGCAAATACAAAATCACGATGTATTCATAAACATAGTAGGTGGATTAAAGATAAATGAACCATCTATGGATTTAGGTATAGCACTTTCAATTGCATCTAGCTTTAGAAATATTGCTATTAGTTCAGATGTAGTAGTAACAGGAGAGCTTGGGTTAACAGGAGAAATAAGAACAGTTAGTTTTATCGAAAAAAGAATAATAGAATGTCAGAAGTTAGGATTTAAAAAAATAATTATACCTAAAGGTAATTATTTAAAAGAACTAGAAAAAGAATATAGCGATATTACTATAGTGCCCATTTCAAATTTACGACAAGCTATATTTGAGGCACTGGGAAAATAG
- a CDS encoding PIN/TRAM domain-containing protein, translated as MISKLKRFLFAIIGLAITTTLYLSLMNPIKQLQFGNHTYGIIAAIIAGLIVGLICFISEPVFSKKLYQLGKKFDKEMAVYSQVDIILGSIGLLVGFFIAFLLSSLLEKIYIVGPVLSIISYIIFGLIGIRIGIRSKFELGNLGKRRSLVEKKDIEKTSRKNKKNQSPKVLDTSVIIDGRISDICKTGFIEGKLVIPQFVLDELRHIADSADDLKRVRGRRGLDVLNEIQEQGNIEVEVTNQDFDDIAEVDIKLLRLASILNGKVVTNDFNLNKVAQVQGVEVLNINELANAVKPIAIPGEEMVVTIVKEGKENQQGVAYLDDGTMIVIENGRRNIGETRSVVVTSILQTPAGRMIFAKIK; from the coding sequence TTGATTAGCAAATTAAAGAGGTTTTTATTTGCTATCATTGGGCTTGCCATTACGACAACTTTGTACCTTTCGCTTATGAATCCAATTAAGCAACTCCAATTTGGAAATCATACGTATGGTATAATAGCTGCCATTATTGCAGGTTTGATAGTAGGTTTGATATGTTTTATATCAGAACCAGTTTTCAGTAAGAAGTTGTATCAACTTGGGAAGAAATTTGATAAAGAGATGGCTGTATATTCGCAGGTAGATATAATTTTAGGATCGATAGGTTTATTAGTAGGTTTTTTTATTGCCTTTTTGCTAAGTAGCTTGCTTGAGAAAATTTATATAGTAGGACCGGTATTATCAATTATTTCATATATTATTTTTGGACTTATAGGAATTAGGATAGGAATCAGAAGCAAGTTTGAGTTGGGGAATTTGGGAAAGAGAAGATCATTGGTTGAAAAAAAGGATATAGAAAAAACCAGTAGAAAAAATAAAAAAAATCAATCGCCAAAGGTGCTTGATACTTCGGTAATAATAGATGGTAGAATATCAGATATATGTAAAACCGGATTTATAGAAGGAAAGCTTGTAATACCTCAATTTGTATTGGATGAATTAAGGCATATAGCTGACTCTGCAGATGATTTAAAAAGAGTTCGTGGAAGAAGAGGTCTAGATGTATTGAATGAAATTCAAGAACAAGGGAATATAGAAGTAGAGGTAACAAATCAAGATTTTGATGATATAGCAGAAGTTGATATAAAACTTTTAAGATTGGCATCAATATTGAATGGTAAGGTCGTGACTAATGACTTTAATTTAAATAAGGTAGCACAAGTTCAGGGTGTAGAAGTACTGAATATTAATGAACTTGCCAATGCTGTAAAGCCAATAGCTATACCAGGTGAAGAAATGGTGGTTACAATTGTCAAAGAAGGTAAGGAAAATCAGCAGGGAGTAGCTTATCTAGATGATGGAACAATGATTGTAATAGAAAATGGTAGAAGAAATATTGGAGAAACTAGATCAGTAGTAGTTACTTCTATACTTCAAACACCAGCAGGTAGAATGATATTTGCTAAAATAAAATAA
- the proS gene encoding proline--tRNA ligase, with the protein MAKKEKQFVEEITKMEDDFAQWYTDVIVKTDMVDYAPVKGFMVIKPYGFAIWEKIREYVDRRLKETGHKNMYFPILIPESLLNKEEEHVEGFAPEVAWVTQGGNKVLEERLAVRPTSETIICNMYAKWLNSYRQLPFLYNQWNSVVRWEKTTRPFLRTSEFLWHEGHTIHETAKEALDETLMIINMYVDLVEDILAMPVIPGKKSQSEKFAGADDTYTIEAMMKDGKALQSGTSHYLGQNFGKAFNITFSDRNGNLEYPYYTTWAVSTRLIGGLIMVHSDNRGLVLPPKMAPTQVVIVPIAANKDGVMEEANKIFDDLKARRISVEIDDRDNYSPGYKFNDAEMKGIPVRVEIGPRDIENNQALLFRRDELSKSEASLDNIGQTISDLLEDIQSNMLEKARKNRDERIYHAENMDEFVDIIENKHGFAKVMWKDNAENEAKIKELTGATLRVIPFEQEELGETCFYTGEKADYMAIFAKAY; encoded by the coding sequence ATGGCAAAAAAAGAAAAGCAATTTGTTGAAGAAATCACTAAAATGGAAGATGATTTCGCCCAATGGTATACTGATGTAATAGTAAAGACTGATATGGTTGACTATGCACCAGTAAAGGGTTTTATGGTGATAAAACCATATGGTTTTGCCATATGGGAAAAAATAAGAGAATATGTAGATAGAAGACTTAAGGAAACTGGTCATAAGAATATGTACTTCCCAATATTGATTCCAGAAAGTCTACTTAATAAGGAAGAGGAGCATGTTGAAGGTTTCGCACCAGAAGTAGCATGGGTAACACAAGGAGGAAATAAGGTATTAGAAGAAAGATTAGCTGTTAGACCTACCTCTGAAACAATAATATGTAATATGTATGCAAAATGGTTAAATTCATACAGACAGCTTCCATTTTTATATAACCAGTGGAACTCAGTTGTTAGATGGGAAAAAACTACTAGACCTTTCCTTAGAACTTCAGAATTTCTATGGCATGAAGGCCATACTATTCATGAAACTGCTAAAGAAGCGCTAGATGAAACATTAATGATTATAAATATGTATGTTGATTTAGTAGAAGATATATTAGCTATGCCAGTAATACCAGGAAAGAAATCTCAGAGTGAAAAATTTGCTGGTGCTGATGATACTTACACAATTGAAGCAATGATGAAAGATGGTAAGGCACTGCAGTCTGGTACATCTCATTACCTAGGACAAAATTTTGGTAAGGCATTCAATATAACGTTCTCTGATAGAAATGGAAATCTTGAATATCCATATTATACAACTTGGGCTGTATCTACTAGATTAATAGGTGGTCTAATTATGGTGCACTCAGACAATAGAGGACTGGTATTACCTCCAAAAATGGCTCCAACTCAGGTTGTAATAGTTCCAATAGCCGCTAATAAAGATGGAGTAATGGAAGAAGCAAACAAAATTTTTGATGATTTAAAGGCTAGAAGAATAAGTGTAGAAATTGATGATAGGGATAACTACAGTCCAGGATACAAATTTAATGATGCTGAAATGAAAGGTATTCCAGTAAGAGTGGAAATAGGTCCAAGAGATATAGAAAATAATCAAGCATTATTATTCAGAAGAGATGAATTATCTAAATCAGAGGCTTCGTTAGATAACATTGGGCAGACAATTAGTGATTTACTTGAAGATATTCAGTCTAATATGCTTGAAAAAGCTAGAAAGAATAGAGATGAAAGAATTTATCATGCAGAGAATATGGATGAGTTCGTTGATATAATAGAAAATAAACATGGATTTGCTAAGGTTATGTGGAAAGATAACGCAGAAAATGAAGCAAAGATAAAAGAGTTAACGGGTGCAACTCTGAGAGTTATACCATTCGAACAAGAAGAACTTGGAGAAACTTGTTTCTATACAGGTGAAAAGGCTGACTATATGGCAATATTCGCAAAAGCATATTAA